A window of Chelmon rostratus isolate fCheRos1 chromosome 18, fCheRos1.pri, whole genome shotgun sequence genomic DNA:
ATCATTACCACatgctttaataaaaaaaacacactcagttGTCTGTCAGGGGCACTGAATCTAACAGGTGGAAAAATAAACTGGTAATTACAGTCAAGTTATAGAGATTTGTTCTTCAttagacatttaaaaatactctTCCGCTGACCAGCTTAAAATCTAATTACTTTAACTGGTGTTCAATGAGAGGGCATGAATGAAAGGTGTAAACACAAAGGTAGGATCGGATCATTTATGTCCGGATAACGTATCTGGATACAGATCCCAATTTAAAAGCAGGTGTAAAAAGGGTCAAAATAATGACACCAAACCTGAAGCCTATCTGGTTAATGTGGTCTGTCTCCAGCAGCATcttccacagcagacagaggaacagCGGAGGTGATCCCTGCATGGAGAAGTGGGTAATGATGTCATTCTCATTGGCCATGGACTTCCACTTCCTGTACTCCTCTTCTACGTTCTTCTTCAGGTTGAATCGAGACTCCTGGGGAACGTTGTTCTGTTTGAAGAACgcctgagaggaagagagggagagaggtgattACAACATTACAACAGGATGAATGCATGTGATTTGACATCAAATAAAACTGcactttgttttgtcagtgtcagtcGTGTCTAAGTGACCATCGAGCACCTGCAGTGGAGCAGGGAaacaggagagtgtgtgtgaggcccAGTTATGAGGCGTGAAGTTCATGATGGTCTGGAGGATGTCTTTACACCAAGTCCCATGGATGGAGTCGGATCCTGTGAAAAAATctacacagaaaaacataaaatcaaaagGACATGGGAAACAGTCAATTCAATTTACAGGTAACttgcagaaataaacaacaaacaaacaaactggagaATAAAATACAGAGCCAATAAGACctcaagaaaagaaaactctaAGGAAGCAAATCCAGAGCAAGTGGTACCAGTGACGTGTGTGGCTCTGGCCAGGGTGAGGATCAGCGCTCGGTTCAGCTCCTCGGACTCGGCTGACAGAACGGTCTTCGGGTCATTGAGGAAACGGGTGAACTGGGGCTGCACTTCAGAACTGCCCAAGGCTGTGATCAAGCGCAGAGCCGTGCTCTCAACGCTGgaggaagacacacagagacagcaagACAGACCACTGTCACCCTGATGATTTGCTTTTGTGCTTCATTACTGTCAGCAGAGGTggacacaataaaaacaacacgtGTACGACATTAAACAGCAGTTTACAGTGATTCTGTTGAatatatgtcagtgtgtgtgtccacattaCCATAGATGCAGCTGGTTCTGGTTGGTCTGCGGTACAGCAGCCAGACTGTGCAGATGGCTCAGGAGCTGGACTCTGTAGTGTGGCTGGATGTGATGCATCCTGTAGCTGAACATCTCCAGCAACGTGTGAAGGATTCCCCATGCGTGAGACTTAAACACGTTCGGCAGCAACTGGcctgaacagacagagaggtgtCACGTTATTCAGCATGTGTTCACTGGCCGAGGAAAAATTAACGTTAAACACAAATGTTCTGAGTCAGACTGCTCAAAATGCAACCCAGTGGACGAACGGCGACGACTGAATACAAATTGGACAACAACATGCTGGAAGGGTTATAACAGACATCCTGAAAATGTACCAGATCGCTCATAAAGACAAGTTTggattttacttatttttcttgtttcttgagGATGCTCATATTGATAAGAGAAGATTATACAAAAAGGGAGGTATCAGAAACATCATTACTATTTCTGGGAATCAATACCTATTTCACAAAATCTATTTTAACAGTAAGAGGATTACATTATACATCAAGGTGCAGTTACTCTCTTCAAAGGAAGTTACTCAAAGGTCTGGGAGTAGCTTGAGAAACGTAGTGTTTTTCCTGCATACCTCTACAACATGTAAGGTTCCAACCAATCACCAGCAATATTAGCTCTTCTGACAAGCACGCTGCATGCTTACTGGCTCACTGACGCTGATGAGCTTTACAGCTTGGCATCGAAACTTTGTGAATAACGACTTGCCATTTTTTGATTCTCGGTAGTATCGAAGCAATTCGGTCTGTGCCATGAAGGTATCGAAGTTTGGTGCCACGCCCTAAACTGAGATATCCTGCTGTTTGTTAATGCTGAAATAAGGACTTTAAAGTGAATTAATATGTATAAATATGCGTATTACTGCTGCTCACCACAATATATATAGCTTGGCTTTGGAGATGCTGCAGCAAAGATACTTGTAATTGAGTGACTCTTTTATCTTAAAGGTAAATGTCTGTTAGCCTCTCTTACAATGGTTAAAGCTACGaactaaatataataaataagaCAGTGTGGTGAATCAAAtctgtttcctgctttcctcCCCTCACTCTGCCTGATAATCTGTGCTTCTCAGTGTGAGATGTGTTTTCTGAGTGTATGCTAATAATGTTAAATACTGAATGCCAGTTAGCAATTATCCTTCAGGGAACATAATGGTGTGATGCTGAAATGAGGTATTACACTTTCTGCTGTGTGCGTCTGAACAACTTTTCAACACAGTGGATAATTAATAATGGATAGTGTTTCTGTAACTCACTAATGAATCCTTTGATGCCCAGTGACTCGATCTCCATGTAGACCAACAGTCTGCTGTATGTTTCTACCAGTGCAGGGGCCAGAGCGAGGCTGGATTTGGCGTGGGCCAGCTTTATTACCCGTGTGGCAATACTGTGGATCAGActagaggcagacagacagagggggacAAAGAGAGTGAGTAAGAGACAGTTCAACACATATTAATAAACTATCTGTAGCTCTCTGTATAATTCAATGTCCATCCTTGTGCATCCTTTGCTTTCCTCTTACCTCATCTTTGCATGCACTGTGAGTGAATCCAACAGATTCATGGGCAGTGGGGTGACAGATCCTGATGCCATACAGTTGGTACCGGGCAGGTTGATCCTCATAGATCCATTTCCATAGATGGTCTCTACCAGGACGCCCATCGGCAGAGTGAAGCACTCTGAGTTAGTGCTGTAGGCGTTGCACAGCAGGGCAATCTTGTAGTCAGACATGCCCAGGGTCTTGTTACGCAGGGACTGCTGGAGAAACCTTacagacaggagggagggaataAAATAGCTTTATTTAACAATTAGCTGGGTGCAGTATTTCAGTGCAGTTGCTTGAAAGCACGCACATGTGCACGTGCACAGTTTTGAGGTATTTTCTGACTTAAAGTGGATATATTTCAGGTTCCAGTCCTTTAAGGCTACTTACTCATGGTGTAGTTTCAGAGAGTGTGGTATGGGTATCTGCAGTTTGGAGTTGTCGTTCTGAGCTTTGCGGTTCAGATGGATCCAGATGCAGGTCATGGCAAAGGAATGAGTCGACTGGGGCTTGTTAATGTCTGGAACTGGAATACACTGGAGtgggagagaaaacactgataaaTCTGATGGCGCAATCCATGAAGTTGTTACTTATAGAACAAATCAATATTATCCTGCACTTAACCACTTAACGTACGACTGCTACTCCTACCAAAACTAACCACTACTGCTGTACTACTGCCGATAAAAGCACTCAACTGCTACATTTGAAGCAAGACACACAATACAAAaggaaatcaattaaaaaaaactaattggTTACTAGCTTTTCTGATCGCAATTAACCAAAAGAGTTCCTTGGCAGATGTGCACCTCTTTTTCTGGGTAAAGGAGGTCAAAGAGCTTCATGACAGGCAGGAAGTCAGCTAAGGCGTTCTTCTGAATGCTTCCTGATATGAACTGCAGCAAGACCCACATCAGGTGGTCTCTCCCTTTAATGAGGCCTCTACCTGCAAGCTAACGGGAGAGAGAGCATGGGTCACATGAGCTGATACAAAGTCTGACAGGATGTATCTAGTTATTCATTATTGGGATTGTTCACTCTTCCTTCCTCTGCCATCTCCCTCTTCTTACCTTTTGATGTAACGACAGCACCATGTGTGGGAAGCTTGCGAattgaaacaacacaaagaagatAAGTTGGGAGGAGAGGTGCTGCCACAGCAACTGGCTAGTTCCTCCGATATCGGCGTCAAAGTGTTCCTCAGTCTCGGAGCGCTCCATGGCGTACACCACGAGGTCCACCAGCTGCTCCTCTAGCACCGGGCAACGCTGCTTTtgctggaggggggggggtgtcgAAGAAGGAAGAAAATAGTGGGCAGGAAAGAGAAGTTAAACAGAgtgaggaaagaaagacaagcacagagacagaaagataagGGGtgaagggaagggagggagaggaaagacagagagagggagagaatgaggaGAAGATCACCATTAAATTACTTACGCATTAACATTTTCATGGTAATAGATGCTCCAACAGTTGTTAGAAATTGACTTATAAAACCTTTTCCCTCCCTTGCATGCGGGACAGGAtctccctcctgcctctgtcAGCTGGGTAAACATTGCTCTGGCCCCTTTTCCACATTTATCTTTACCTTGAAACGTTCTGGTAATTTTTCTGTGATGTTATCAAATAAGAACAGGTGCTAAACTAAGTGTCCGCGTATGTTAGCTCCAGTTAATTGCCTCATAGGAATTTGGACCTAGGGAGATTTTCATCAAATCTTCTGCTACAGCTCCAGGatatgcaaaaacactgcagcaaccTTACATGGAGTGAGTGAACCAATCACAACACAAGGGTCATGTGCTCGTGTGTAGTTACGATATATGAGACTCAAGATGAGGCAGCCAATTAGCACTGAACTCATAAGCTTAACCAGACAAGAAATTAGCAAATGCGGACATTACGAGAAGGTATTTGTCTTTTAAACATCTGGCTTGGTAACACCAGCACACTTCCAAAGATGGCGATTAATAAAAGTTCATTGTCCTTAGAAATActgtattttccgcactataaggcacacctaaaagcctttaattttctcaaaaaccgacagtgcgccttataatccgatgcgccttttatatggatcaatattggttgATTATGGCTATCGTGGTCAGtgggcgtggccgaagtaacagctgtattccactctctgcgtgccgtcatccttttactggcgtgtgcagtcagctgtcaacctgaataataaaatgactatttcactaaaaactgaaaaaatatgaatatactctaaataataggcaattgaaatattaatcaaacgtggttaatgtgatttctgctcctgaacctcggCGCACAgggtctgcacatcagcgccatgcgccgtcacctgcatctttacgcaggacaagctgtcatctgtgagcgtgCGCAATGcttgtttcaaaacgaacaaactaaaataaaatacattttaaataaatgctcattaattattttcaggagccgcatcagagggatgaaagagccgcatgccCCTaatctagtggatgcataacgcaaccccagacaccacagtacggtagtttctgtctatgcgccttataatgcggtgggccctatatatgaaaaaagttttaaaataggccattcattgaaggtgcgccttaaaatccggtgcgccttatagtgcggaaaatacggtaaataaattagaataatttaaataatgttaatttaaacataTCATAACATTGACAAAAGTACATCTGAGTGCAGCAGAAGTCTTGAGGAAGCTGTTTTTCTGGAATGTCAAACGTAGACTAGTAGTATGTCACACGCAAACCTCATTGGGGTGTGTGTACCAGCAATGTTGAGACTTCAGTATGTAAAAGGGACTTTGGATGAAGAACGGGGGAGGGAGGCAAGGAGGGAAGGGAATCAAGAGAAAGTTAGAAAATAGCTGGGAAGGCAGGTTAAAAAGATCATGTGGATGATGTGTAGATGTGGCACCATTAAACTAACTGACATCATTTCATGCCAAAGATTTGGAAATATCAAAAAACCTTTTCCTGTTAACCCAGGGTGGAAAACTTTACTTCACCCGTCTgtgacagagcaggaggagtGTGGATGTCTGCAGTGGCTCCCACTGTAGGACTTAACAGAGCCCTTTTCCCACAACAggaacagcacagcacagcacagcacagagcagtagaacatgacacagaacagcacagcacagcacgaAACACCAAACCAAACCCAACGGTGCAACGGCTGCTTGCATGCAGGCTAACAGGTctgggagggtgggaggaggtgCGAttgggaagaagaagaagaggagctgcGAGGCTGACGGTcacttctcttcctctgccaccgaacacgcgcgcacacacatgcgcacgcagacacacacacacacacgctcacacaaaaAGAGCGATggcaagagaaaagaaaagaaaaggggaaagagagaaagatccGCAGGCGCATCTTCTTCTACTGTACAAAGAAAGTAACCCAATGGCTCATCTAGTTTCATCCCACATGTAAAGGCAGTCAAACCACACCAGTGGGCTTTGCTAGAAACATACCTACATACCAACAACTCAACCGGTGGCATACTGGTGTGTATCGAGAgtaaatgtatgtttatgttaCTTTCACCGCAACAAATTGGGAGTCTATGTCACTGTCACTCAACCCACATTTTCTCCAAAATCATATGTTAAACAAGTAAGCATGTCACCTATCTGCCACTGACAGTTCATTTCACACTTTTAAACTAAATGTATTATATCGGGCAAAGGGTTAAACGTGACCCTGCTCAAGTGGCAACACTCAGCAACTCAGCATCAAGCCCAAACTCTAATGAGACAGTTTAAAGTCTATCATGTATTTTTGAGTGTCTGGGTAAAACTGCAATTTGATCTGAGCTCTGAGGAAATatccaaacaaattaaactgGACTAAACATTTCAATTAATTCTGCTAAAAAAGAGAGCTTTCAATTTAGGTCCCATTCAGTTTGATCATTTAGTCGCATTAATAAATCCTATGATGCAAAGGTAAAAACTGGaggaaataaaaaccaaaaccaagCAAGAAGCCATCAACCACACGcaacatcaacacaacacaGGCCAGAGCACACTCATCCAgtcagacagccaatcagaatcacTGAGCCGACCTGGGCAAAatactgataaaaacaaaaaaaagcataagGAGCGTTTGACTTCGTAATCCACACTTTGCCATGTCTTCTATTTCTGAAGCTGTCTGTGCTCATGCAGTTGAAGTCTGTACGCTGCTGTCCAAGCTCAGAACTTCGTAATTACAAAAATATCTCTCCATCTCTAATGTGGAGAGACTTTGGAGAATGAACAAAGTTTATAATGGAATGGAAAGTGAAGTTAGCAGAGCATGAATGTTACAAATTACAAGACCCTAATTGAAGAAGCCCTTATCATTTTTGCAGATGCAATTAATTGACTGGATGACACAAGTTACATAGGAATAAGGTTTGCTAATGTACTGAAGCATCGAAGTATCGAAACTTTGTTTAGATTGGAAGCAGAAGACATGACAATCAGAAAATCATTAATTCCAACAACTCACAATgcctaaaaataaataagttgAGAATGATAAATTGATCTCCTAATATCcaagtacaaccctgattctaaaaatcATGAGACGCTATGTGaaacctaaataaaacagaatttgcaaatcatttttgacatatactcaattgaaaacagcacaaagacaatatatttaatggtttacctcatcaacttcatggacttttgtaaatatatgtttactctgaatttgatgcagcaacacgtttcaaacaagttaggacaggagcaacaaaacactgggaaagttgtggaacgctccaaaaacacctgtttggatcattccacaggtaagcaggttgattggtaacaggtgaaagtatcatgactgggtatgaaaggagcatcctggaaaggctcagtaattCACAAGCgaggagattactacatggactcaggaacactttgtaaaaatgttgtcagtaaacactgtatgtttgcaaatgactgcattctgcttttatttatgttttactcaATGTCTCAACTTTCTTggaaatcagggttgtacatctGGTCTTCATCTGTGATCACTGCCTGGCTGTTGCAGTGTActcatgttcagttttgttgctTGTGGTAGCCTGATAAGTTCTTTGCCACATGGCTAGTACTGATTTCATTTGCAAAGCACAATAAACTGTATTCCTCTGGAAGTTAAGCTGATAGTTTCTGTTTCTCATTTAGTCAAAATGGAGCAGTTTTGCCCAGGTcagcacaacagaaaacacCATAAAGGTCAGACACAAGAGGACCTTGCTAACAATAGGCAAGGACCAGActacattcacacatgcagtgcagCAGGACTTGAAATGTCAACAGCAGGGTCCAAAATCAGAAATACTTAATGTGAGCTTGCTGGCTGCAACCACAGACTGTACATAGTGGCTGGgagtaaaaacactttttttctgatgacaaaaactgcagtgtAGCGAAACTGTAACAGTCTCAGTCTGGAATATAAACAGTATGATAGGTGTCAGCTCATTTTAATGAAGGACAAGCCagggctgtaaaataaaatctggTGATCAATCTATGGAAAGCGCAGCACTTAATACTTAAGATTAGAGCAAATTAAGTGTATTAAACATCAACATAATAAGCAATTTGAATGTTGCAAAACCATCACTGAGTATATATTTAAGCAGCAAGCAGTAATAAGTTGTATAGGCTGCAAAAACATCAACAGGGCTGACTTACTATTTCCTCTCAATGAGTATTAGTGGTGACCAGTTAGTAATGGTGAAGGAATAGGCCAGGAATTCTATTTTTGTATGGGATTACTCGTTTTGTATGGGATTACTCGTTTTGTCCAGAATATCATCTAATAAAGGTGCTGAAtactgacagaaacagaaaatactgGCCATCTGCTGCATCGATCAATACATGTTATTGCTACCGTACTTATGCTTTTGTATTGAAGCAGACGTAAGGTAGCATGAGAACTGAACTGAGGTTACTGAAAATTTGACAGGAAACTATTTACTTGCTCACCACCCTATTAACTGAACAATTCATGGTTAATGACCCAAAAACAGCCTGCCTTTGTGCTGCCGGTCTATTATACTTTAtttacctgcctgtctgtctgtgtacctTCCCAGTATTTATTTGGCTACAGCTGTCTCTTTCCACTACGTATATCTCTATGAAACCCTGCTGTGACCATCTCAAGCTCTGTAGCATTTCTCTCTATTTCATCTcaagttttcttttctgctttttttttggtccacTTTGCCATGTCTATGACGCTGCCTAAAAAGCTAAGCGTCCTGGTTAGTTGGAGGGTCGGGCgaccaggaggaggaacaaCGACATACCTGGGCAATGTTCAGAGTCTAGAGAGCGCatggcagagagacaaacaaacacaacacacaaccagaggacaaaagacagagaaaagaaagggaaagaaagaaggagaaagaaacagagaggggataaaggagagacagacagagagagagtgaaaagtGGTGACTAAGGAGCTACGTTGTTCACTGTCCGTTCAGCAAAATTAGCATCAACTCAGCCAATTCAAACTGACAAGCTGGATTCTGGGTAACTGGTTCAAAATCCGAGCTCTGGCCAGTGCAGATAACTCTGTTAACAACAAACTGTGTGGACACAATGAGAGCTGCTCAAACTGAGTCTACAGGGCTCAGTGAGCTGGGCTGAGTTGAGACTGCATGAACCCAACAGGAAAAACTAACACTAGTGCATTATGGGTCAAGCTCACAGCATTGGCTTGCTTTACATATGGTGTTATATAGCTGTGTTACCAAGGCaacaagggaggagaggggtgtcaaaagagaaaaatgtgacgAGGAGAAacaaggaattaaaaaaaaggggacaagaatgaagaaaagaacaagaacataaaaaacagagagagcagagtaaCAAGGAGGACAAGTCTCCTGGACTTGTTCCTCTACAAGTCCAGGAGAAAAAGGgcgaggagcagcagaggggagaCAAGAAcaagggaaaaaggaaaagcaggtaggggaaagaggagggggtggcaaaaaaagaaaattataaaGAAAGGGAAGAGCCTATAAAGAGAGTCAATGGGACAGGAGAAGTGCGGGCAGGTGGAGGGCCTAGGACAGAGCAGAAGAAGGGATTGTCATACCTGTTTGTTGAGTCCTAACATGTTGCACACCATTTCTCTTGAATATGGCTGTTCTAACACATAGCGCAGCAAGCCCGTCTGTGGTTCAAACAGGTCCTACataacaaaaaacatacaatttATGATTGCCTTCATTTTTACTGTCCGTGCGAGTGTATTAATGCTTGTGTAGTGTATGTATAGTATGTTAATATTTTACCTTGTCAAATGGCAGCATGCCTCTCAAAGGGAAGCGGAGAGCAGTGGGGTCTAATTTCCAGGAGTTACAGATGGCACCGCTGTTATTCACTACTGGTAACAAGCTGCACCGTCCTGTTGACACGCACATGAAATGACTAAACAGGCACAACGTGCATACATGAGTTGCATTCACTTCACTCGATGAATGTAAGTCAGAAATCTGTGGCAAGGAATGAGGCATACATCATGAGGTGGTTCTAGAAAGTTCTAGTATATTTTTACCCCTTTAGATTATATTTTGGTTTCAAAAAAGCATGGTCGTCCTTAAAGCTTTGGCAAAGCatgaagaagagaagcagagaagaagtgtgtgtgtgtgtgtgtttatgtgtctcttACCACAGATCGAGTTGATTCTGGCTGTAGGTCTGAAACTGTCCACAAAGTCTGATATCAAACTGCCAAGAAGCTACAAGCAGAGACCGAATGAAAGcgagaaagaggcagagaaaacaaggaCCGACAGAAGAGAAGATAAAACAAAGATTTGTTAGATACACATGGCACAGCTccctacatacacacacacacacacacacacacacacacacacacacacacacacacacacacacacacacacacacacacactcacactcttaCCCAGTGTGACAGCTGTCCCTCTGGATACAGTTTTCTGATTTCTGTGATGGCAAAGTAGGCTGGCAGGAGGCAGGCATTTCTGTCCAGGATGTACTCCACCACCTGGaataaacacacaggaacaaacatTAAAGTGATAGATTTGGCATGCTTACAGCTGACTATTCAAATAAGGCATCAGagtgagaaataaagaaatcacaAATAATTACACTTAATAAGTGTAATAAGAAGTAAAATACCTCTCTGGCAGCCAGAAGCTGTTGGACTATAGCTGAGCTGACAGTGGTGGGAATGGTTTGAATTTTATCCAATACAGCTTTCAACAGATCTCGAacaccctgaaacacacaaacacttcacatGAAAAGCATATCCGGTGATGGAGTTCAACTTCAATAGCTGTCTGTTCAGATGGGATTAGAAATGTAGCCCTAAAAGCGCAATGTAGCGCTGGATGGAtggtttctgtgtttcagtgtgtatgtgtgtgtgtgtgtgtgaccttgtAGTCCACCCCTCCGATGATCTTGCGAATCAGTTTGAAAGTTAACGCCCACAACTGAGTCCTCTCCCACTCCAAACTGTCTGAGCTTATGAGAGCAACACACACCATccttcagacacacaaagagattCATTAGATGATGATTAAGACAAATAATGGACATGATAGATAAGAGTgccaacacacagcagactaAACAGATTAACTGCAGACATATGAATCATCTTAATGCATCCGATTAATGAAAAGTAACATTTCAAATTATGGAATTATCATGAAGCATTAAGATGATTCATCTATTCTAATTAATATTCTAAGTAACGTTGTGGTCTAAACAAAAATCTTCATACATCTTGACAAACTAACTGGATAATAACAGACTCTGTCAAGCCCAGCGTGCAATGAATGCATGCTGTACTGTAAGTgtgtaacgtgtgtgtgtgtgtgtgtaccggGGCGGTAACAGACTGGTCTCCACAGCCATTGCTAGACAGTCATAGAGGAAGGAGATCCTTTTGGGGCTGTGCTGGCTGTGTACAAACCGCACTATCCACTGCACACACTGTTCATGAgactcctgcagagagagatggaggcaatTTAACAAACATTCATCTGATCACATGTCAACTTGTGTGCGAGTgtgactgtctctgtgtgtttcgAGACCTGTGGCAGCGTTCCCCAGTATTGCCTGAAGGCTCCGAGACAACTGATCAGCTTAGTCCTCTCATCCTCCGGAGTGTCCATAAACATGCTGAAACACAGTCATTATTTTagcctgcagcatttcatttcacattgtACCCATGATCCACACTGTACATTTCAACATATGACTGTTgatgtacatactgtaaatgacaAATCTACAATGAGACAGACATGATTTTAatacttcataataaaacaatatagGTGTGAGTTTGGAGGCATCTTACCCAGCAAAAGCCTCTTCTATCATCTCAGTTTTCTGAGGAAAGGAAGAGaacaaaaactgagaaaagaTTATGCAAGTGGGCATAAAATGTATCAAATTCTTTATCTCTCCTCTGCAGTTTCAACTGACAGCCTTCCACTTTTTTCCTTAACGACAGTAATCCCAATAATAACGACTGTGATTGCTACAGAACAGACAACGCCTGATGTTTGCAGAGGGAAACATCAGCAGGATGAATGCCTGTCAGCATGGGGGGCTTCAACGCAGGTGCAGTGCAATGAGTATACGTTATTCAACCATAG
This region includes:
- the med23 gene encoding mediator of RNA polymerase II transcription subunit 23, with product MALSMETQLQSIFEDVVKTEMIEEAFAGMFMDTPEDERTKLISCLGAFRQYWGTLPQESHEQCVQWIVRFVHSQHSPKRISFLYDCLAMAVETSLLPPRMVCVALISSDSLEWERTQLWALTFKLIRKIIGGVDYKGVRDLLKAVLDKIQTIPTTVSSAIVQQLLAAREVVEYILDRNACLLPAYFAITEIRKLYPEGQLSHWLLGSLISDFVDSFRPTARINSICGRCSLLPVVNNSGAICNSWKLDPTALRFPLRGMLPFDKDLFEPQTGLLRYVLEQPYSREMVCNMLGLNKQQKQRCPVLEEQLVDLVVYAMERSETEEHFDADIGGTSQLLWQHLSSQLIFFVLFQFASFPHMVLSLHQKLAGRGLIKGRDHLMWVLLQFISGSIQKNALADFLPVMKLFDLLYPEKECIPVPDINKPQSTHSFAMTCIWIHLNRKAQNDNSKLQIPIPHSLKLHHEFLQQSLRNKTLGMSDYKIALLCNAYSTNSECFTLPMGVLVETIYGNGSMRINLPGTNCMASGSVTPLPMNLLDSLTVHAKMSLIHSIATRVIKLAHAKSSLALAPALVETYSRLLVYMEIESLGIKGFISQLLPNVFKSHAWGILHTLLEMFSYRMHHIQPHYRVQLLSHLHSLAAVPQTNQNQLHLCVESTALRLITALGSSEVQPQFTRFLNDPKTVLSAESEELNRALILTLARATHVTDFFTGSDSIHGTWCKDILQTIMNFTPHNWASHTLSCFPAPLQAFFKQNNVPQESRFNLKKNVEEEYRKWKSMANENDIITHFSMQGSPPLFLCLLWKMLLETDHINQIGFRVLERIGARALVAHVRTFADFLVYEFSTSAGGQQLNKCIEILNDMVWKYNIVTLDRLILCLAMRSHEGNEAQVCYFIIQLLLLKPNDFRNRVNDFVKENAPEHWLQSDWHNKHMSYHKKYPEKLYFEGLADQVNPPMQLQPQYLPIYFGNVCLRFLPVFDIVIHRFLELLPVSKSLETLLDHLGGLYKFHDRPVTYLYNTLHYYERHLRDRTNLKRKLVHAIMSSLKDNRTPGWCLSETYLKFGMNPREDNVWIPDDTYYCKLIGRLVDTMAGKSPGPFPNCDWRFNEFPNPAAHALHVTCVELMALAVPGKDVGNALLNVVLKSQPLVPRENITAWMNAIGLVITALPEPYWIVLHDRIVSVIGSPALTSETEWAGYPFALLDFTACHQSYSEMNCSYVLALAHAVWHHSSIGQLSLIPKFLSEMLKPVVQTEFQLLYVYHLVGPFLQRFQQERTRCMLEIGVAFYEMLQAVDQHCQHLSYMDPICDFLYHIKYMYTGDSVKEQVEKIIMTLRPAMKLRLCFITHSSKIETSSSAATAASASSASSSTPQPSASSLSSASAAASPSSTQHTHTPM